One Deefgea tanakiae genomic region harbors:
- a CDS encoding cation-translocating P-type ATPase, with translation MKIWHQMSSDEVLAHWQSHPEEGLSNELAQTRQLEYGKNQLPTAVTVPLWRRIWNQLSQPLVLVLIFAGAVTLILGEWVDASVIFGVVVINAAVGLIQEGRAEQALLALAEHLGQDVHTVRAGQALRLAVEELVPGDVVHLAAGDKVPADLRLFHANELAAHEAMLTGESLPVNKHIDVLDAATQLAERGNMVFGGTMLLRGNAKGVVVATGLNTETGKIAASLLRTDAMITPLTRQIAQFANQLLWIIIALAAVTFAVGLMRGESAYAMFMAAVALAIGAIPEGLPAAVTITLAIGVARMAKQGAIIRHLPAVETLGGTTVICSDKTGTLTENRMTVTALCVAKTIIDLKYIDGVFDNKDIEKDTLLLIHGAVLCNDAMQLADGSFTGDPTETALLVLAQQMGMDVTQIRQQAPRQDAVPFSAERKSMQTLHQVVDNTIAQHYIKGAPEVILPLCALGDEVAAQVSEMAAMGLRVLAFAVRDSDEAKLELELDLNTPNPASNWHFLGLIGMIDPPRQEVNAAIEQCQAAGIRIKMITGDHPVTAAAIATQLGLMQANTTVLTGQELAKNSPQQLQEIVRNVAVFARVAPEQKLELVRALQANGEIVAMTGDGVNDAPALKAAEIGIAMGKGGTEVAKEAAAMVLTDNNFATLVAAVRQGRGVYANLQKFITWTLPTNIGEGCVILVAILSGTLLPVTPLQILWINMSTALLLGMMLAFEPVEPTVMQQPPRNPTSPLLGKTLVIRMVLVGSLFLILVFGLFYWALALKVPVEQARTIAVNAFVVGEIAYLFTCRSLTGGCWTLGWWSNPWVWFGSGSMIVLQGLFTYWSPMNRLFASSPFPTQYWIWIVAGALLIAALVELEKMLTTAAARKSVR, from the coding sequence GTGAAGATTTGGCATCAAATGAGTTCGGACGAAGTCCTTGCGCACTGGCAGTCGCATCCAGAGGAAGGCTTGAGCAATGAGCTCGCGCAAACGCGGCAACTGGAATACGGCAAAAATCAATTACCGACTGCTGTTACGGTGCCGTTATGGCGGCGCATTTGGAATCAGTTATCGCAGCCTTTGGTCTTGGTGTTGATTTTCGCAGGGGCCGTGACGCTGATATTGGGCGAATGGGTCGATGCTTCAGTGATTTTTGGCGTTGTCGTAATTAATGCGGCTGTTGGCTTGATTCAAGAAGGCCGCGCTGAGCAAGCGCTGTTGGCTTTGGCCGAGCATCTAGGGCAAGACGTTCATACGGTGCGCGCTGGGCAAGCGCTGCGTTTGGCGGTCGAAGAATTGGTGCCGGGTGATGTGGTGCACTTGGCTGCAGGGGACAAAGTCCCTGCCGATTTGCGATTATTTCATGCCAATGAATTGGCGGCACATGAGGCAATGTTGACCGGTGAATCCTTGCCCGTCAATAAGCACATCGATGTGCTGGATGCCGCAACGCAATTGGCTGAGCGCGGCAATATGGTGTTTGGCGGCACGATGCTGTTGCGTGGTAATGCAAAAGGCGTGGTTGTCGCGACCGGATTAAATACCGAGACGGGAAAAATTGCGGCCAGTTTATTGCGAACTGACGCGATGATCACGCCGTTGACGCGGCAAATCGCGCAATTTGCTAATCAACTCTTGTGGATCATCATCGCCTTGGCGGCGGTGACGTTTGCCGTGGGTTTGATGCGTGGCGAAAGCGCGTATGCCATGTTTATGGCTGCAGTCGCGTTGGCGATTGGTGCAATTCCCGAGGGCTTGCCGGCCGCTGTGACGATCACGCTGGCGATTGGCGTAGCGCGAATGGCCAAGCAAGGCGCGATTATTCGCCACTTACCTGCGGTAGAAACCTTGGGCGGCACAACGGTGATTTGCTCGGATAAAACCGGCACCTTGACTGAAAATCGTATGACGGTGACTGCGCTGTGTGTAGCTAAAACAATTATTGATCTTAAGTATATTGATGGAGTCTTTGATAATAAAGACATAGAGAAAGATACATTGCTCCTGATTCACGGGGCAGTACTATGCAACGATGCGATGCAGCTTGCTGATGGTTCATTTACGGGGGATCCGACTGAAACTGCGCTATTGGTATTGGCGCAGCAAATGGGAATGGATGTCACGCAAATTCGCCAGCAAGCACCAAGGCAAGATGCGGTGCCGTTCAGCGCCGAACGCAAAAGTATGCAGACCTTGCATCAGGTAGTTGATAACACGATCGCGCAGCATTACATCAAAGGCGCGCCGGAAGTCATTTTGCCCTTGTGTGCTTTGGGTGACGAGGTCGCTGCTCAAGTCAGTGAAATGGCCGCCATGGGTTTGCGCGTGTTGGCTTTTGCGGTGCGAGACAGTGACGAAGCTAAGCTTGAACTAGAGCTCGATTTAAACACGCCCAATCCAGCCAGTAATTGGCACTTTTTAGGCTTGATCGGCATGATCGATCCGCCACGCCAAGAGGTTAATGCGGCGATTGAGCAATGCCAAGCTGCGGGTATTCGCATCAAAATGATTACCGGCGATCATCCGGTGACGGCGGCAGCGATTGCGACGCAATTGGGCTTGATGCAAGCCAACACGACAGTTCTTACTGGCCAAGAGTTAGCCAAAAATAGCCCACAGCAATTGCAAGAGATTGTGCGTAATGTGGCAGTGTTTGCGCGTGTTGCGCCCGAGCAAAAACTCGAACTGGTTCGAGCATTACAAGCTAACGGTGAAATTGTTGCGATGACGGGGGATGGTGTAAATGACGCGCCCGCACTCAAAGCTGCTGAGATTGGCATCGCAATGGGGAAGGGCGGTACCGAGGTGGCGAAAGAAGCCGCGGCAATGGTGCTCACTGACAATAATTTTGCGACCTTGGTCGCCGCCGTGCGGCAAGGGCGGGGCGTGTACGCCAATTTACAGAAATTCATTACTTGGACTTTACCGACCAATATCGGCGAAGGCTGCGTCATTCTAGTGGCGATTTTAAGCGGCACGCTACTGCCGGTGACGCCGCTGCAAATCCTCTGGATCAATATGAGTACGGCGCTGTTGTTGGGCATGATGCTGGCGTTTGAGCCGGTCGAGCCCACGGTAATGCAGCAGCCTCCACGCAATCCCACTAGCCCGTTGCTGGGTAAAACGCTGGTGATTCGGATGGTTTTGGTTGGATCATTGTTTTTAATCTTGGTATTTGGTCTATTTTATTGGGCTTTGGCGCTGAAAGTCCCTGTAGAGCAAGCACGAACGATAGCTGTCAATGCTTTTGTTGTCGGTGAAATTGCCTATTTATTTACTTGCCGCTCTTTAACTGGCGGTTGCTGGACTTTAGGTTGGTGGAGCAATCCGTGGGTCTGGTTTGGCAGTGGCTCAATGATTGTGCTGCAAGGGCTCTTTACCTATTGGTCGCCGATGAATCGCTTGTTTGCATCCAGCCCGTTTCCGACGCAGTACTGGATTTGGATCGTCGCGGGAGCGTTGTTGATTGCCGCTTTGGTGGAGCTAGAAAAAATGCTGACTACAGCCGCAGCCAGAAAATCGGTAAGATAA
- the ltaE gene encoding low-specificity L-threonine aldolase, translated as MDNILDLRSDTVTQPTPAMRMAMANAIVGDDCYGDDPTVIELEQQAAAKLGKAAALFVPTGTMGNQLAIFTHCQPGNEVIVGDDSHIVWHEVGAAAVISGVQLRTIESHLGALDAAKIHSKIRHGADIHEPQTGLICVENAHSNGRVIPLATMQEIWQVAQAENVPVHLDGARVFNAAAHLNVDVREITQYCDTVMFCLSKGLAAPIGSILAGNEAFIAKARKKRKLLGGGLRQVGVLAAPGLIALNEMPQRLHEDHRNAQLLAQQLSTIEGIEIDLSAVHINMVWLRFTRELDVEFLMQTLTQAQIKANPPEHGWMRLVTHWQITNADLSRIVSALKTALN; from the coding sequence ATGGACAATATACTGGACTTGCGCAGCGACACTGTTACTCAGCCCACACCTGCCATGCGTATGGCAATGGCCAATGCCATCGTAGGCGATGATTGTTATGGCGATGATCCAACGGTCATTGAACTAGAACAACAAGCTGCGGCGAAACTGGGTAAAGCCGCCGCACTCTTTGTACCGACTGGCACGATGGGCAATCAATTGGCAATTTTCACGCATTGCCAGCCCGGCAATGAAGTAATTGTTGGCGATGATAGTCATATTGTTTGGCATGAAGTAGGAGCCGCCGCAGTCATTAGCGGCGTGCAACTTCGGACGATTGAAAGTCATCTTGGCGCACTCGATGCGGCCAAAATCCATAGCAAAATCCGCCACGGAGCTGATATTCATGAGCCACAAACCGGCTTGATTTGCGTCGAAAACGCGCATTCAAATGGCCGCGTGATTCCACTGGCAACAATGCAAGAAATTTGGCAAGTTGCGCAAGCTGAAAACGTGCCGGTGCATTTAGACGGTGCTCGTGTGTTTAACGCCGCAGCCCATTTGAACGTCGACGTGCGCGAGATCACGCAGTATTGCGATACGGTGATGTTTTGCTTGAGCAAAGGCTTAGCCGCGCCAATTGGCTCAATATTGGCTGGCAATGAGGCATTTATTGCTAAAGCACGCAAAAAACGCAAACTACTCGGTGGCGGTTTGCGTCAAGTTGGCGTATTGGCAGCACCCGGATTGATTGCACTCAATGAAATGCCACAGCGTTTACATGAGGACCACCGCAATGCGCAATTACTAGCTCAGCAGCTATCTACGATTGAGGGAATTGAAATTGATTTATCCGCGGTGCACATCAATATGGTGTGGTTGCGCTTCACCCGCGAGCTTGACGTAGAATTTCTAATGCAAACACTCACGCAAGCGCAAATCAAAGCCAATCCACCTGAACACGGCTGGATGCGACTGGTGACACATTGGCAAATTACAAACGCAGATTTATCAAGAATCGTCAGCGCCTTGAAGACTGCTTTAAACTAA
- a CDS encoding DUF4344 domain-containing metallopeptidase, protein MRNIVRFISTAIFSATLNIAFAAPQVIVTYTPPADENLKPYYEFLKSHQALESAGKTAALLKWPTPITLETKQCNEVNAMYVPGEARVIMCYEIFKDLVEKVEAQLGHHDQNYRNDIKRNAAIFLFRHELSHAIFDIFKIPLIGNEEIAADAVAFHYSLEQKNIEEVKKVLQGAKFYFMRRNENFGDDTRYDFGAFSDIHPLSEQRYFNMLCYTYAKFPEQAEFLVKQELLPQGRADYCPREWDQLQYGVQRLIRPYAVKLKK, encoded by the coding sequence ATGCGAAACATCGTTCGATTTATTTCAACGGCAATATTTTCAGCAACATTAAATATCGCTTTTGCAGCACCGCAAGTGATCGTCACCTATACACCGCCTGCTGATGAAAACTTGAAACCCTATTATGAATTTTTAAAATCACATCAAGCACTCGAATCCGCCGGCAAAACCGCCGCACTCCTCAAATGGCCAACGCCGATTACACTCGAAACCAAACAATGCAATGAAGTGAATGCAATGTATGTGCCGGGTGAAGCTCGCGTCATAATGTGCTATGAAATTTTCAAAGACTTAGTAGAGAAAGTAGAAGCGCAACTGGGGCATCATGACCAGAACTACCGCAATGACATCAAAAGAAATGCGGCTATTTTTCTATTTAGGCATGAATTAAGTCATGCGATTTTCGATATCTTCAAAATCCCATTGATTGGCAACGAAGAAATTGCTGCTGATGCGGTGGCCTTTCATTACTCGCTCGAACAAAAAAATATCGAGGAAGTGAAAAAAGTATTGCAAGGTGCCAAATTCTATTTCATGCGCAGAAATGAAAATTTTGGTGACGACACCCGCTACGATTTCGGTGCTTTTTCCGATATTCACCCGCTATCTGAGCAACGTTATTTCAATATGCTCTGCTATACCTATGCCAAATTCCCGGAGCAAGCCGAGTTTCTAGTGAAACAAGAACTATTACCACAAGGACGTGCTGACTATTGCCCTCGCGAATGGGATCAACTGCAATATGGCGTTCAGCGACTAATTCGCCCCTATGCGGTAAAGTTAAAAAAATAA
- a CDS encoding TlpA disulfide reductase family protein codes for MKTSVKVALAAVVVVAAGLGLIFFSPVSVIPTAQAMTTLENKTIKLDDFKGKVVLVNFWATSCSGCIAEMPGLVKAQNELGKDKLVTVAVAMSYDNPQYIQNYLSKVPLPFEVVYDQSGEIARSFGEVQLTPTSFILGKDGRLIKKIVGELSEAELVKLVNNAS; via the coding sequence ATGAAAACAAGTGTTAAGGTGGCATTGGCTGCGGTAGTGGTTGTGGCCGCGGGACTTGGGTTAATTTTTTTTAGCCCTGTATCGGTCATCCCCACAGCGCAAGCCATGACAACGCTAGAGAACAAAACCATCAAGTTGGACGATTTCAAAGGTAAAGTGGTCTTGGTTAATTTTTGGGCAACCAGCTGCTCAGGTTGTATCGCGGAAATGCCGGGTTTGGTTAAAGCGCAAAACGAATTAGGCAAAGATAAGCTAGTCACCGTGGCGGTGGCGATGAGCTACGACAATCCACAGTATATTCAAAATTATTTGAGCAAAGTACCGTTGCCGTTTGAAGTGGTTTATGACCAAAGTGGCGAAATCGCTAGATCATTTGGTGAAGTGCAACTCACCCCAACTTCTTTTATCCTTGGCAAGGATGGCCGCTTAATTAAGAAAATTGTCGGTGAGTTAAGCGAAGCTGAGTTGGTGAAATTGGTCAATAACGCAAGTTAG
- a CDS encoding co-chaperone GroES — MKIRPLHDRVVIKRVEAEAKTASGILLAGSAAEKPDMGEVVAVGTGKVLENGTVQALSVKVGDKVLLGKYAQSVKIDGEELVVVREEEIFAVIE, encoded by the coding sequence ATGAAAATTCGTCCATTGCATGACCGCGTAGTAATCAAACGTGTTGAAGCTGAAGCAAAAACCGCCTCTGGCATTTTATTGGCAGGTAGCGCAGCTGAAAAACCAGATATGGGTGAAGTCGTTGCTGTTGGTACCGGCAAAGTATTAGAAAACGGCACAGTACAAGCGCTGTCAGTCAAAGTTGGCGATAAAGTATTGCTCGGCAAATACGCACAAAGCGTGAAAATCGACGGTGAAGAATTAGTTGTTGTTCGTGAAGAAGAAATCTTCGCGGTGATTGAATAA
- the groL gene encoding chaperonin GroEL (60 kDa chaperone family; promotes refolding of misfolded polypeptides especially under stressful conditions; forms two stacked rings of heptamers to form a barrel-shaped 14mer; ends can be capped by GroES; misfolded proteins enter the barrel where they are refolded when GroES binds), with translation MAAKEVIFGDSARAKMVAGVNVLANAVKVTLGPKGRNVVLERSYGAPTITKDGVSVAKEIELKDKFENMGAQMVKEVASKTSDIAGDGTTTATVLAQAIVQEGMKYVAAGMNPMDLKRGIDKAVITLVAELKNISKPCTTSKEIAQVGSISANSDEIIGEKIAAAMEKVGKEGVITVEDGSGLEDELDVVEGMQFDRGYLSPYFINNPEKQIALLDNPFVLLFDKKISNIRDLLPVLEGVAKAGRPLLIVAEDVDGEALATLVVNNIRGILKTVAVKAPGFGDRRKAMLEDIAILTGGTVIAEEVGLTLEKAELSMLGQAKRIEVGKENTIIIDGAGDEAAIKARVATIRQQVEASTSDYDKEKLQERVAKLAGGVAVIKVGAATEVEMKEKKARVEDALHATRAAVEEGIVAGGGVALLRARSTITELKGANADQDAGIKIVLRAIEAPLRQIVQNAGDEPSVVVAKVLEGKGNFGYNAATGEYGDMVEMGVLDPAKVTRSALQHAASVAGLLLTTDCMIADLPKEDGPSMPDMGGMGGMGGMGM, from the coding sequence ATGGCTGCAAAAGAAGTAATCTTCGGCGATAGCGCCCGCGCAAAAATGGTTGCTGGTGTGAATGTTTTGGCGAATGCCGTTAAAGTAACCCTCGGCCCTAAAGGTCGCAATGTGGTGCTTGAGCGTTCATACGGCGCACCAACGATCACCAAAGACGGTGTATCGGTTGCCAAAGAAATCGAATTGAAAGACAAATTCGAAAACATGGGCGCACAAATGGTGAAAGAAGTTGCATCTAAAACTTCTGACATCGCCGGCGACGGCACAACCACTGCCACTGTATTGGCGCAAGCCATCGTGCAAGAAGGCATGAAATACGTTGCTGCCGGCATGAACCCAATGGATTTGAAACGCGGTATCGACAAAGCGGTCATCACTTTGGTTGCTGAGTTGAAAAACATCTCTAAACCATGCACCACTAGCAAAGAAATCGCTCAAGTTGGCTCGATCTCTGCTAACTCTGACGAAATCATCGGCGAAAAAATCGCTGCTGCGATGGAAAAAGTCGGTAAAGAAGGCGTGATCACCGTTGAAGACGGTTCTGGTCTGGAAGATGAATTGGATGTTGTTGAAGGTATGCAGTTTGACCGTGGCTACTTGAGCCCGTACTTCATCAACAACCCAGAAAAACAAATCGCCCTGCTCGACAACCCATTCGTTCTGTTGTTCGACAAAAAAATCAGCAACATCCGTGACTTGCTTCCAGTATTGGAAGGCGTAGCAAAAGCTGGCCGTCCATTGTTAATCGTGGCTGAAGACGTTGATGGCGAAGCATTGGCGACCTTGGTTGTGAATAACATCCGTGGCATCTTGAAAACTGTTGCTGTTAAAGCCCCAGGCTTTGGCGACCGTCGTAAAGCCATGCTAGAAGACATCGCGATCTTGACTGGCGGTACTGTGATCGCTGAAGAAGTGGGTTTGACGCTTGAAAAAGCTGAATTGTCGATGCTCGGCCAAGCGAAACGCATTGAAGTGGGTAAAGAAAACACCATCATCATCGACGGCGCAGGTGACGAAGCTGCAATTAAAGCGCGCGTAGCGACAATTCGCCAACAAGTTGAAGCTTCAACCAGCGACTACGACAAAGAAAAACTGCAAGAACGCGTAGCTAAGTTGGCAGGCGGCGTTGCAGTGATCAAAGTTGGTGCTGCGACTGAAGTTGAAATGAAAGAGAAAAAAGCCCGCGTTGAAGACGCATTGCACGCTACTCGCGCTGCGGTTGAAGAAGGTATCGTGGCTGGCGGCGGCGTAGCATTGCTCCGCGCTCGCTCTACCATCACAGAATTGAAAGGCGCTAACGCTGATCAAGACGCTGGTATCAAAATCGTTCTGCGTGCAATTGAAGCACCATTGCGTCAAATCGTACAAAACGCTGGCGACGAGCCAAGTGTTGTTGTTGCAAAAGTGTTGGAAGGCAAAGGTAACTTTGGTTACAACGCGGCAACTGGCGAATACGGCGATATGGTTGAAATGGGTGTTCTCGATCCAGCTAAAGTAACGCGCTCTGCGTTGCAACACGCCGCTTCTGTAGCTGGCTTGTTGTTGACGACTGATTGCATGATCGCAGACTTGCCAAAAGAAGACGGCCCTAGCATGCCAGATATGGGCGGCATGGGTGGTATGGGTGGCATGGGCATGTAA
- a CDS encoding ankyrin repeat domain-containing protein has product MNQQLLNLINGDSSRYPHQLAEQHPRVLELIIASSQSDAFGAYLQSLLLDDRGNRQGFSSVVISEISTLIQANDERLLGYSLNETDVWGHVKEARHHLEESGTAFNKEGFFAAAERGETMKLVLFLKAGMKINATDHHGKTPLIWASSFGQLPCVGLLLANQAATESQDSGGYTALHWAAANGHAEVIQLLLEHGANANAVSKTGRTPLIQAAARGQRDAVMVLMEAGAYINHQDEEGETALHKALQQGHVHVSEALINHHADVELNNKAQINAYAMGLKHSNIAIRRLLSEKKFISQK; this is encoded by the coding sequence GTGAATCAGCAGCTTCTCAATCTAATCAATGGCGACTCATCGCGCTATCCCCACCAGCTCGCCGAGCAACATCCTCGTGTGCTTGAACTCATCATTGCATCCAGCCAAAGCGATGCCTTTGGTGCCTATTTGCAAAGCTTATTACTCGATGATAGGGGCAATCGGCAAGGATTCTCTTCAGTCGTAATTAGTGAAATCTCGACCTTGATTCAAGCGAATGATGAACGACTACTAGGCTACTCATTGAACGAAACCGATGTTTGGGGTCATGTAAAAGAAGCACGCCATCATTTAGAAGAAAGTGGTACTGCGTTTAATAAAGAAGGTTTTTTTGCAGCAGCTGAGCGCGGCGAAACGATGAAGCTCGTCTTGTTTCTCAAAGCAGGAATGAAGATTAATGCGACCGACCACCATGGAAAAACCCCGCTCATTTGGGCCTCCTCCTTCGGGCAATTGCCCTGTGTTGGTTTATTACTCGCTAACCAAGCGGCCACAGAAAGCCAAGACTCCGGCGGCTATACCGCCTTGCATTGGGCTGCGGCCAATGGCCACGCCGAAGTGATACAGCTATTACTTGAGCATGGTGCAAATGCGAATGCAGTCAGTAAAACTGGACGTACTCCACTGATTCAAGCTGCTGCACGCGGGCAACGCGACGCGGTGATGGTACTGATGGAAGCGGGCGCATACATCAATCATCAAGATGAAGAGGGTGAAACGGCCTTGCATAAAGCGCTACAGCAAGGCCATGTGCATGTTTCAGAAGCACTGATCAATCATCATGCCGATGTAGAACTCAATAACAAGGCTCAAATCAATGCATATGCAATGGGTCTAAAACACAGCAATATCGCCATTCGACGGCTACTGAGCGAAAAGAAATTCATCAGCCAAAAATAG
- a CDS encoding acyl-CoA thioesterase, giving the protein MTVLMTPDMANFSGKVHGGALLKQLDQVAYACASRYAGAYAVTLSVDQVTFKQPIFVGELVHFLASVNYTGRTSMEIGIRVVAENIREQTERHTNSCYFTMVAMSAEGQSLRVEPLVPNDEEAVIRWVQAEARRDIRLMLKK; this is encoded by the coding sequence ATGACCGTTTTAATGACACCTGATATGGCCAATTTTTCGGGCAAAGTGCATGGTGGGGCTTTATTAAAGCAACTCGATCAAGTCGCTTATGCTTGCGCTAGCCGCTATGCCGGCGCCTATGCGGTGACCTTATCGGTCGATCAAGTCACGTTCAAGCAGCCGATTTTCGTAGGTGAATTGGTTCATTTTTTGGCCAGCGTCAATTACACCGGTCGAACCTCAATGGAAATTGGTATTCGGGTGGTCGCAGAGAATATTCGTGAACAAACTGAGCGGCATACCAATAGTTGTTACTTTACGATGGTGGCGATGTCGGCCGAAGGTCAATCGCTGCGAGTCGAGCCTTTGGTGCCGAATGATGAAGAGGCGGTGATCCGCTGGGTGCAGGCTGAAGCGCGGCGTGATATTCGCTTGATGCTAAAAAAATAA
- the lipA gene encoding lipoyl synthase gives MTEQIKDVAAGATPAAKPASKEVGVKLKGEAKTARIPIKIVQLETKLKKPEWIRVQAASHNSRFYEIKEILREQKLHTVCEEATCPNIGECFGKGTATFMIMGDICTRRCPFCDVGHGRPNPLDENEPRHLGETIAALKLKYVVITSVDRDDLRDGGAAHFAECIQKTRELSPATQIEVLVPDFRGRMDIALSIFKDALPDVLNHNLETAPRLYKQARPGSDYQHSLDLLKEFKRLYPHVNTKSGIMVGLGETDEEVFQVMEDMRAHDIDMITIGQYLQPSNGHLPVLRYVHPDQFKIFENRAYELGFKHAAVGAMVRSSYHADQQAHNAGV, from the coding sequence ATGACAGAACAAATTAAAGACGTGGCAGCGGGCGCGACGCCAGCGGCAAAACCGGCATCAAAAGAAGTCGGCGTGAAACTTAAAGGCGAAGCCAAAACAGCGCGCATCCCGATTAAAATCGTTCAGCTTGAAACTAAACTCAAAAAGCCAGAATGGATTCGTGTCCAAGCGGCAAGTCACAACAGTCGTTTCTATGAAATTAAAGAAATCCTGCGTGAACAAAAGCTGCATACCGTGTGCGAAGAAGCCACTTGCCCGAATATCGGTGAGTGCTTCGGCAAGGGCACTGCGACTTTCATGATCATGGGTGATATCTGTACGCGTCGTTGCCCGTTCTGTGATGTCGGCCATGGCCGCCCAAATCCACTTGATGAAAACGAGCCGCGCCATTTGGGCGAAACGATTGCTGCGCTTAAACTCAAATATGTGGTGATTACGTCCGTGGATCGTGATGATTTGCGCGATGGCGGCGCTGCTCACTTTGCTGAATGTATTCAAAAAACGCGTGAACTTAGCCCTGCCACGCAGATTGAAGTGCTTGTGCCTGATTTCCGTGGCCGTATGGACATTGCGCTGTCGATTTTCAAAGACGCCTTGCCTGACGTATTGAATCACAATCTGGAAACTGCACCACGCTTGTATAAACAAGCGCGTCCGGGTTCGGATTATCAGCACTCACTTGATTTGCTGAAAGAATTCAAACGCTTGTATCCGCACGTGAATACCAAATCGGGCATCATGGTCGGACTTGGCGAAACGGATGAAGAAGTATTCCAAGTGATGGAAGACATGCGTGCGCACGATATCGACATGATTACAATTGGTCAGTATTTGCAGCCATCCAATGGCCATTTGCCAGTGTTGCGTTATGTGCATCCTGATCAATTTAAAATCTTTGAAAACCGTGCGTATGAACTTGGCTTTAAACATGCGGCGGTTGGTGCGATGGTGCGTAGTTCATACCACGCAGATCAGCAAGCGCATAACGCGGGTGTTTAA
- the lipB gene encoding lipoyl(octanoyl) transferase LipB — MVKQLGQVEYLPTFEAMQAFTVNRDASTPDELWLLEHPPVFTQGLAGKPEHILQSSSIPIVQIDRGGQVTYHGPGQLVAYLLLDLRRHKLGVRDLVRLLENSVIGVLADDGITAYGKVDAPGVYVQLKNELGEYEAKIASLGLRIKNGCCYHGLALNVSMDLAPFAFINPCGYQGLQVTRMVDLGINKTPADLFGKMADKILQQIKQLPV; from the coding sequence ATTGTCAAACAATTAGGGCAAGTTGAATATTTGCCAACGTTTGAAGCGATGCAAGCGTTTACCGTGAACCGCGATGCGAGCACACCCGATGAGCTTTGGCTGTTGGAGCATCCGCCGGTGTTTACGCAAGGTTTGGCGGGTAAGCCTGAGCATATTTTGCAAAGCAGCAGTATTCCGATTGTGCAGATCGATCGCGGTGGGCAAGTAACCTATCACGGACCGGGGCAATTGGTTGCTTATTTGTTGCTTGATTTGCGCCGACATAAGCTTGGCGTTCGTGATTTGGTACGCTTGCTCGAAAATAGCGTTATTGGCGTTTTAGCTGATGATGGCATCACCGCTTACGGCAAAGTTGATGCGCCGGGTGTATATGTCCAGCTCAAGAATGAATTGGGTGAATACGAAGCTAAAATTGCCAGTTTAGGCCTACGGATCAAAAATGGTTGTTGCTACCATGGTTTAGCGCTCAATGTGAGCATGGATTTAGCCCCTTTTGCCTTTATCAATCCATGTGGTTATCAAGGTCTGCAAGTAACGCGGATGGTGGACTTAGGGATAAACAAGACACCCGCCGATTTGTTCGGTAAAATGGCCGACAAAATTCTTCAACAAATCAAGCAATTACCCGTATAA
- a CDS encoding YbeD family protein, which translates to MVGFTDIPSQKLEDLVTFPVLIPVKAVSQKNIAQEVFVQEVLQVTILHVPDFVEEKIEIRASSSGNYHALTLMITFEHVDQVHALDAALRAHPMVRMVL; encoded by the coding sequence ATGGTTGGATTTACCGATATTCCGAGTCAAAAACTCGAAGATTTAGTGACTTTTCCGGTGTTGATTCCGGTTAAAGCGGTCAGTCAAAAAAATATTGCCCAAGAAGTGTTTGTGCAAGAAGTGTTGCAAGTGACTATTTTGCATGTGCCTGATTTTGTCGAAGAAAAAATTGAAATCCGCGCATCGAGTAGCGGCAATTATCATGCGCTGACTCTAATGATTACCTTTGAACACGTCGATCAAGTCCACGCGCTTGATGCCGCACTGCGTGCCCATCCTATGGTTCGTATGGTGCTTTAA